The Thermoflexus hugenholtzii JAD2 genomic interval ATTCGCGCTCGATCAGCGTCCCCTGGAGCAGGATATGTTTCGGGGAGGGACGGCCCTCCAGGATCTCGAGCAGCATCTCCGCCGCCAGCCGCCCCAGCTGCCGGCGGGGCTGGGCCACGGTGGTCAGCGTCGGGGTCACGTATGTGCCTTCCTCCAGCCCATCGAAGCCGATGATGGAGAGGTCCCCGGGCACCCGCAGGCCGGCCCGCAGCGCCGCCTTCAGGGCGCCGATGGCCGTGAGGTCGTTGTAGCAGAACACCGCCGTGGGGCGGGGATCGGCCTCCAACAGCCGGCGCATGGCCGCCTCCCCGCCCTCCACCCGCCCGTCCCCTTTCACTATCCATTCCGGGCGGACGGATAGCCCGGCCTCCCGCAACGCCTGCCGGTAGCCGCGGTAACGGTCCTGGTTGCTGCGGCCGCCCCGGCGGCTGCCGATGTAGGCGATGGCCCGGTGGCCCAGGCGGATCAGGTAAGCCGCGGCCAGGTAGCCGCCGTGGACGTTGTCGGTGGCCACCGAGTAGATGTAGGGACCGGTCTGGTGGCTGTTGATCAGCACGATAGGGATCCGCAGGGCCTCCAGCATGGGGAGGTAGCGGCTGCCCAGGCGGGAGGCGGCCACGATGATGCCGTCCACCTGCTTGGCCGCCAAGAGCTCCACGATGGCGCGCTCCTTCTCCGGGTCCTCGTGGGAGAGGCTGAGGAGGATCCCGTAGCCGCGGGCCTGGGCGACCATCTCGATGCCCTGGACCACCTCCGTATGGAAGGGGTCGCTGAGGCGGGTGACCACCACGCCAAGGGTCTGGGTGCGGCGGCCCTGGAGGGCCCGGGCCACGGGGTTCGGCCGGTAGCCCATGGCCTCGGCGATCGCCTGGATCCGCGCCCGGGTCTCCGGGCGGATCTCCTCGCTGCCCCGCAGGGCCCGGGAGACCGTGGTGTGGCTCACCCCCGCCGCCCGGGCGATGTCCTTGATCGTCACGCGCATGGCGGGCGCACACGTGTGCGAAATTTAGCCCGATTATAAAGAGATCGTGTTCGCCTGTCAAGGGGGCGAATTCCCACCCCGGGGCTTTTCGGTTCTCCGGATGGGGGCCAATCTGGGCGCTGGGGATCGATCCTGGATCAAGGGCTTCCGGGTATGTGTGCCTGATTCAGGAGGATTCGACGGGCTATTCCTAAACTCTAAGGGGCATCGCCGGAGACTCCACTCCCTACCCACTGAACCTCCCGCCCCCTGAGGCCCACGCCGTCGACCCCTTCGCCCTCTTCCCCGAGCAGCCCTGGAAAACCTTCATCCCCTCCCTATGAATCCTCCCTCCGCGCATTTTGACAGCCGCGCGCGGCGCGCTATCATGAGCCCAGAAGCGACGTGGGGAGTCCGCGGGCAAGCGGGCTGAGAGGGCGCCTTGCCGGAGGTCATCCGGCCCCGGCGCCGACCCATCGAACCTGATCCGGGTCATACCGGCGGAGGGACTGTCGCTGCCTGGCCCCCTGCCCGCCCGTCCGTCGGCGGGCGTTTGGCATCCCCCACGCCGCTTCTCCCAACTCCATCCTTCTCAGGAGGCCTGCCATGCTGCTGCGCAAGCCGTGGACGGAGCTCCTCCCCCGTATCCAGGCGCCCCCCGAGTGGGGCATCGAGCCGGTGCCGGCAGAGGCGCGCCGGCTGGGCTTCCTCGACTACGCCGTGCTGTGGGGAGACCTCGGCGTGGGGTTGCTGGTGATGGCCGCCGGCGCGCTGCTGGTGCCCGGGCTGGGGCTGCCCCAGGCGCTGCTGGCCATCGTCGTCGGGACCCTGCTGGGGAACCTGCTGCTGGCGGCGACGGGCTACATCGGCAGCCGCACCGGCGCCCCCACGATGGTGCTGCTCCGCCCCGCCCTGGGACGCCTCGGCTCCTATCTCCCCACCGCCCTCAACGTGCTGCAGCTGATCGGCTGGGGAGCCTTCGAGATCCTCATCATGGCCCAGGCCGCCAACTTCATCAGCGCCCGCTTCCTCGGCTTCTCCAGCTACCCCTTCTGGGCCATCGCCTTCGCCCTCTGGTGCACCCTGATGGCCGTCGGGGGGCCGCTGGTGGTGGTGCGCCAGTGGCTGGAGAAGTTCGCCGTCTGGCTGGTGCTGCTGACCACCCTCTGGCTCACCGCTCACCTGCTGACCCGGGGGACCTCGCGGCGCTGTGGCGGCAGCCCGGGACCGGGGAGATGCCCTTCTGGCGCGCCGTGGACCTGGTGGCGGCGATGCCCATCTCCTGGATGCCCCTGGTGGCGGATTACAACCGCTTCGCCCGGCGGGCCGGCCCCGCCTTCTGGGGCACCTACATCGGGTATTTCATCGCCAACGTCTGGTTCTACGGCCTCGGCGCCTGGCTCCTCCTGACCGCCCAGACCCACGACCTCGTCCAGGCCATCGGGGTCTTGGCCATCGGCTGGATCGTGCTGCCCATCATCCTGGTGGACGAGACGGACAACGCCTTCGCGGACATCTATTCGGCGGCGGTCTCCCTGCAGAACATCTGGCCTCGGGTTCGGCAGGCCCTCTTCGCGGTCCTCATCGGCGCGATCTGCCTGATCCTAGCCCTCACGGTGCCCCTGGCCCAATATGAGAACTTCCTGCTCCTCATCGGCACCTTCTTCGTGCCCCTCTTCGGGGTCCTGGCGGCGGACTACTTCGTCCTCCGCCGGTCCTACACGGAGGCCGACCTGTATCAGCCCCTCACCTTCCGATGGGAGGGTGTGATTGCCTGGGCGCTGGGCGTGGTCACCTATCAGGCCCTCACCCATCTCGCCCCCTCCATCGGCGCCACCTTCCCCGCCTTCGGGGTTTCCTTCCTGGCTTACCTGGGGATCGCGGGGGCGCTCCGCGGGATCGGCCGCGTCCGGCCGGAGCGCGCGTGAGACATCGAATCCGGGGGAGGGAATGGCCTCTATGGCAACATGGCCTGCTGTTTCCTCCCCCTTCCGAATCTGCACTCACGTTTGGATCGCGAAAGGGGAAGGAGGACTCGATGACACGAGCCCGCGCGTTGTGGGAAGCCCATCTGGACCTGGTTCGGCGCTGCGAGGCGCATCCCTTCGTGCAGGGGATCGCCTCGGGGGAGCTGCCGCGGGAGCGTTTCGTCTTCTACGTGGAGCAGGACGCCTTCTTCCTGGAGGCCTTCGCCCGGGCTTACGCCCTGGGTTTGGCCAAGGCCCCGGATCGGGAGACGATGGACGCCTTCCGCGAGCTGCTCCAGGGCGTCTTTGAGGAGCTGCGGCTGCATGAGGGCTACGCCGCGCGCTGGGGGGCGAACCTCCGCCCGGAGCCGGCGCCGGCCACCCAAGCCTACACGGATTTCCTGCTGCGGGTGGCGGCCCTGGAGCCGGTGGGGCATCTGGTGGCGGCGATGACCCCGTGCATGCGCCTCTACGCCCATCTGGGAACCTTCCTCCGGCCGCGGACGAACCCGAACAGCCCCTACCGGGAGTGGGTGGAGACGTATTCCAGCGCGGAGTTCGAAGCGCTGGCCCGTCGCCTGGAGGCACTGTTGGACCGGCTGCCCGGCGAAGAGAAAGCGCAGCGCGCCCTTTACCGGGCCGCGCTGCGCTTCGAGCTGGCCTTCTTCGAGGCCGCTTGGCAGGCAACCGATCGCTCCGGGTGAGGCCTGTGGGCTACGGGTTCAGCAGATACCGCCGCCGGATCCAGGCGCTGAGGCCGTCCATGGCCAGGACCAGGAACAGCACGGTGAGCAGCACGGTGGTCAGGCGGGCGTAGGCCATGGTGCTGAGGTAGATCTGCATGTAGAACCCGATGCCCCCCGCCCCCACCAGGCCCAGCACCGTGGAGGCGCGGATGTTGTATTCCAGCATGAAGAGCAGCTGGCTGAGGATGGCGTTGGCGCTCTCCGGCCACAACACGTAGCGGATCAGATGCCGGCGCTTCGCCCCCACGCCGCGCATCGCCTCCAGGATCTCCGGGTCGATCCCTTCGAAGAGCTCGGCGTAGAGCTTGGCCAGGTAACCCACCGTGTAGAAGGCCAGCGCCAGGGTCCCGGCCAGGGGGCCCAGGCCGACCACGATGACCATCAGCACTGCCCACAAGAGCGAGGGCACGGTGCGGATGGCGGCCATCAGCAGGCGGGCCGCGGCCACCACCGCGGCTGGGAACAGGGTGCGGGAGCCCAAAGCCCCCAGCGGGAACGAAAACAGGAACCCCAGCAACGTCCCCGCCAGGGCCATCTCCAGGGTCTCCAGCAGGCCCCCCCCGATCGTCGGCAGGATCCCCAGGTCCGGCGGGAACATCTCCCGCGCGAAGCGGGCCAGGTTCAGGCCGCCCTGGAGCAGACGGCCGGCCTCAAAGAAGCCCATGCGGTAAAGCAGCGCGGCCAGCACCGCCAGCATCCCTAGCCCGAACCCGAACTCCCGCCACGGGCCCATCGCCCAGCCCACCGTCATCCGTCGCTCCATCCGCTCCGCCTTCATCCCCATCGGTTCACGACCTCCTCCTTCCAAATAGGGCGCGGGTTCACGCCCGCGGATCGACGGCGATGAGGGAAGGGACAGCGGGAACCGGCGATGGCTCCGAGGGGGCTTCGATGAGCTCCCGGAGGGCCGGCCAGGAGAGGGCTGCGGCGGCGCTCTCGTGGACGATGCGGCCCTCTTTGAGCACCGCCACGTGATCAGCGAACTCCTGGACCAGCTGGATCTCATGGAGGTTCAGGATCACCGTGAGGCCGCGCTCCCGGGCCAGCTCCCGCACCCGCCCCAGCACCTGGGCCGCCCGCGGCAGATCCAGGTCGGAGACGAACTCGTCCGCCAGGATCA includes:
- a CDS encoding LacI family DNA-binding transcriptional regulator, producing MRVTIKDIARAAGVSHTTVSRALRGSEEIRPETRARIQAIAEAMGYRPNPVARALQGRRTQTLGVVVTRLSDPFHTEVVQGIEMVAQARGYGILLSLSHEDPEKERAIVELLAAKQVDGIIVAASRLGSRYLPMLEALRIPIVLINSHQTGPYIYSVATDNVHGGYLAAAYLIRLGHRAIAYIGSRRGGRSNQDRYRGYRQALREAGLSVRPEWIVKGDGRVEGGEAAMRRLLEADPRPTAVFCYNDLTAIGALKAALRAGLRVPGDLSIIGFDGLEEGTYVTPTLTTVAQPRRQLGRLAAEMLLEILEGRPSPKHILLQGTLIERESCGPPL
- the phnE gene encoding phosphonate ABC transporter, permease protein PhnE yields the protein MGMKAERMERRMTVGWAMGPWREFGFGLGMLAVLAALLYRMGFFEAGRLLQGGLNLARFAREMFPPDLGILPTIGGGLLETLEMALAGTLLGFLFSFPLGALGSRTLFPAAVVAAARLLMAAIRTVPSLLWAVLMVIVVGLGPLAGTLALAFYTVGYLAKLYAELFEGIDPEILEAMRGVGAKRRHLIRYVLWPESANAILSQLLFMLEYNIRASTVLGLVGAGGIGFYMQIYLSTMAYARLTTVLLTVLFLVLAMDGLSAWIRRRYLLNP
- a CDS encoding cytosine permease produces the protein MPISWMPLVADYNRFARRAGPAFWGTYIGYFIANVWFYGLGAWLLLTAQTHDLVQAIGVLAIGWIVLPIILVDETDNAFADIYSAAVSLQNIWPRVRQALFAVLIGAICLILALTVPLAQYENFLLLIGTFFVPLFGVLAADYFVLRRSYTEADLYQPLTFRWEGVIAWALGVVTYQALTHLAPSIGATFPAFGVSFLAYLGIAGALRGIGRVRPERA
- a CDS encoding TenA family protein; the encoded protein is MTRARALWEAHLDLVRRCEAHPFVQGIASGELPRERFVFYVEQDAFFLEAFARAYALGLAKAPDRETMDAFRELLQGVFEELRLHEGYAARWGANLRPEPAPATQAYTDFLLRVAALEPVGHLVAAMTPCMRLYAHLGTFLRPRTNPNSPYREWVETYSSAEFEALARRLEALLDRLPGEEKAQRALYRAALRFELAFFEAAWQATDRSG